From one Paenibacillus sp. FSL K6-1330 genomic stretch:
- a CDS encoding UvrD-helicase domain-containing protein: protein MSESFQSAYQEEESRLNEVIVEIDRQLERLRGIPVYTGHDFTEQVLEAGREEKRQALAKSLPEPYFGRLDFQESGTGAKKPLYIGKIGFDKEDAGDHPMVIDWRAPVASLFYSFTGGTDPASFEAPEGIIEGLVYLKRNVVIRKQILERVSDTYNRESGGPAVSDEFLVYRLGENKDNRLRDIVSTIQAEQDKIIRAAKNTALIIQGVAGSGKTTVALHRLAYLLYQYKEQVTAEKMIIFAPNLMFLDYISDVLPELGVGDIQQRTFGDWAAELLDIELASDDHAQTLHLWFETDPGQGTPDIDDNVSGRYKGSLRLMEIIRRCVEAIETEALPDGDFSPWDGAVLKQETIAEWFYQEYKPYPLAKRKERLLARLHRWVEMELKKSPSAAVMKERKKKAAQREKAYANRWPKFEPVSLYKQLFGAAKATGTMFAELTALIPSEVLAATRKDLKKNVVREEDLPALLYFHCLLNDITGEQRFDHIVIDEAQDFSPFQVAVLDLFVRGHSFTILGDLSQGIHAYRGVHAWEEMSSLFKEEETAYFALTRSYRSTMEIIEFANGILEKGVSSDLLAVPVFRSGDAVRLIPYESEKSRTRDLERAMEALIAKEYRTVAILTRTLREAKELHEQLIAAWPMLNLIDGSKGTYQGGYSVLPVYLSKGLEFDAVLVADADRSHYAEKAWDAKLMYVGCTRALHELWLLHGEARPSYVTADASDITAIGWPAE from the coding sequence GTGTCAGAATCTTTTCAAAGTGCCTATCAAGAAGAAGAGTCAAGGCTAAACGAGGTTATCGTTGAAATTGACCGTCAGCTTGAACGTTTGCGCGGGATTCCCGTATACACAGGCCATGATTTTACGGAGCAGGTGCTCGAAGCGGGGCGGGAAGAGAAACGGCAGGCCCTCGCCAAAAGTTTGCCGGAGCCTTACTTCGGGAGGCTGGATTTTCAGGAGAGCGGAACGGGAGCGAAGAAACCGCTCTACATCGGGAAGATTGGCTTCGATAAGGAAGATGCCGGGGATCACCCGATGGTGATTGATTGGCGAGCCCCGGTCGCGAGCCTATTTTATTCGTTTACGGGCGGTACCGACCCGGCATCGTTCGAAGCACCCGAAGGAATCATCGAGGGGCTGGTGTATTTAAAACGCAACGTTGTGATCCGCAAGCAAATTTTGGAACGGGTATCGGATACGTACAATCGGGAGAGCGGCGGACCTGCCGTATCCGATGAGTTTTTGGTCTACCGTCTCGGGGAGAACAAGGACAACCGGCTTCGGGATATCGTATCTACGATCCAAGCCGAGCAGGACAAAATCATCCGGGCTGCCAAAAATACCGCTCTCATTATCCAAGGGGTGGCGGGAAGCGGAAAAACGACGGTGGCCCTGCATCGGCTGGCTTATTTGCTCTATCAATACAAGGAGCAGGTAACCGCGGAGAAAATGATCATATTTGCACCCAACCTGATGTTTCTGGATTACATATCCGACGTACTGCCCGAGCTCGGAGTTGGCGATATACAGCAGCGCACGTTTGGCGATTGGGCAGCGGAGCTGCTCGATATCGAGCTCGCTTCGGATGATCATGCACAGACGCTTCATCTATGGTTCGAGACCGACCCGGGGCAGGGAACCCCGGATATTGACGATAATGTCAGCGGGCGCTATAAAGGCTCATTGAGACTGATGGAGATCATCCGGCGCTGCGTGGAGGCTATCGAAACCGAGGCTCTACCGGACGGGGACTTCTCACCATGGGATGGGGCCGTACTGAAACAGGAGACGATCGCGGAATGGTTCTACCAGGAATATAAACCATATCCACTGGCCAAACGGAAGGAACGGCTGCTTGCCAGATTGCACCGCTGGGTCGAGATGGAACTGAAGAAATCGCCATCAGCGGCCGTGATGAAAGAACGGAAGAAAAAAGCGGCTCAACGAGAAAAGGCTTATGCGAACCGATGGCCGAAATTTGAGCCGGTCTCATTATATAAACAATTGTTTGGTGCGGCAAAGGCGACCGGAACGATGTTTGCAGAGCTAACCGCTCTGATTCCGTCCGAGGTGCTCGCGGCAACGCGTAAAGATCTGAAGAAAAACGTGGTCCGCGAAGAGGATTTGCCTGCCCTGCTGTATTTCCACTGTTTGTTGAATGATATTACCGGTGAGCAGCGTTTTGACCACATCGTCATTGATGAGGCTCAGGATTTCTCGCCATTTCAGGTAGCTGTGCTGGACCTGTTCGTAAGAGGACATTCCTTCACCATATTAGGTGATTTGTCGCAGGGCATTCATGCCTATCGCGGCGTTCATGCGTGGGAGGAAATGAGCTCCTTATTTAAGGAAGAGGAAACAGCTTATTTTGCGTTGACACGCAGTTACCGCTCGACGATGGAGATCATCGAATTTGCCAACGGCATTTTGGAGAAGGGTGTCAGCAGTGATCTGCTCGCCGTACCCGTATTTCGAAGCGGCGATGCCGTTCGCCTCATTCCTTATGAGTCGGAGAAATCCAGAACAAGAGATTTGGAACGGGCGATGGAGGCACTCATCGCTAAGGAATATCGGACGGTAGCCATTCTCACCCGAACCTTGAGGGAAGCGAAAGAGCTGCATGAGCAATTAATTGCTGCATGGCCGATGCTGAATCTGATCGATGGCAGCAAAGGAACGTATCAGGGGGGGTACTCCGTGCTTCCTGTTTATTTGTCTAAAGGACTTGAGTTCGATGCGGTTTTGGTAGCGGATGCGGATCGGAGTCATTACGCGGAAAAAGCTTGGGATGCCAAGCTGATGTACGTCGGCTGCACCCGGGCACTGCATGAGCTGTGGCTGCTGCATGGTGAAGCGCGTCCTTCTTATGTGACGGCGGACGCTTCGGATATTACAGCCATCGGCTGGCCCGCAGAGTAA